A region from the Excalfactoria chinensis isolate bCotChi1 chromosome 11, bCotChi1.hap2, whole genome shotgun sequence genome encodes:
- the CDH1 gene encoding cadherin-1 isoform X2, whose product MYVPTDTRFKVNVDGVVSTKRPLTLHGREISFIIYARDATGKRHSARVTVGRHRQRRHHHHHHHLQDMTPSVLTFPKHDSGFLRRQKRDWVIPPISCLENHRGPYPMRLVQIKSNKDKESKVYYSITGQGADSPPVGIFIIERETGWLEVTEQLDREKIDRYTLFSHAVSASGQPVEDPMEIIITVMDQNDNKPMFIKEVFVGYIEENAKPGTSVMTVNATDADDAVNTDNGIVSYSIVSQQPPSPHPQMFTIDPAKGVISVLGTGLDRETTPNYTLIVQATDQEGKGLSNTATAIIEVTDANDNIPIFNPTMYEGVVEENKPGMEVVRLTVTDQDAPGSPAWQAIYRIKSGDQDGAFSITTDPSTNNGILRTAKGLDYETKSRYDLVVTVENKVPLSVPITLSTASVLVNVLDVNEPPVFVPPIKRVGVPEDLPVGHEVTSYTAQDPDRDMMQKITYRMGSDPAGWLAIDPQNGFITAAQPLDRESVHAINSTYKAIILAVDNGVPDTTGTGTLLLLLQDVNDNGPTPEPRSFEICSRQPEKQVLSIVDKDLPPHTYPFKAALEHGSSNNWTADIISQDELAMSLKKELEPGEYNIFLKLTDSQGKAQVTQVKAQVCECEGTAKNCERRSYIVGGLGVPAILGILGGILALLILLLLLLLFARRRKVEKEPLLPPEDDMRDNVYNYDEEGGGEEDQDYDLSQLHRGLDARPEVIRNDVAPPLMAAPQYRPRPANPDEIGNFIDENLKAADTDPTAPPYDSLLVFDYEGGGSEATSLSSLNSSDQDQDQDYDYLNEWGNRFKKLAELYGGGEDDD is encoded by the exons ATGTACGTCCCGACTGACACACGCTTCAAGGTGAACGTGGATGGCGTCGTCTCAACAAAACGGCCACTGACGCTCCATGGGAGGGAGATCAGCTTCATCATCTACGCACGGGATGCCACGGGCAAGAGGCACTCGGCCCGGGTGACTGTGGGCAGGCACAGGCAGCGccgccaccaccaccaccaccaccacctgcaG GACATGACGCCGTCTGTGCTGACCTTCCCCAAGCACGACTCTGGCTTCCTCCGGAGGCAGAAGAGGGACTGGGTCATCCCCCCCATCAGCTGCCTGGAGAACCACCGGGGGCCCTACCCCATGAGGCTGGTGCAG ATCAAATCCAACAAGGACAAGGAGTCCAAGGTGTACTACAGCATCACGGGGCAGGGCGCGGACAGCCCGCCCGTGGGCATCTTCATCATCGAGCGCGAGACGGGGTGGCTGGAGGTGACGGAGCAGCTGGACCGGGAGAAAATCGATCGCTACACC CTCTTCTCCCACGCCGTGTCGGCCAGCGGGCAGCCCGTGGAGGACCCCATGGAGATCATCATCACCGTGATGGACCAGAACGACAACAAGCCCATGTTCATCAAGGAGGTCTTCGTCGGCTACATCGAGGAGAACGCGAAGCCGG GCACCTCCGTGATGACCGTGAACGCCACGGACGCGGACGACGCGGTGAACACGGACAACGGCATCGTCAGCTACTCCATCGTCAGCCAGCAGCCGCCCAGCCCGCACCCCCAGATGTTCACCATCGACCCGGCCAAGGGCGTCATCAGCGTGCTGGGCACGGGGCTGGACCGGGAG ACCACTCCCAACTACACGCTGATTGTCCAGGCCACTGACCAGGAGGGCAAGGGTCTGTCCAACACCGCCACGGCCATCATTGAGGTCACGGATGCCAACGACAACATTCCCATCTTCAACCCCACCATG TACGAGGGGGTGGTGGAAGAGAACAAGCCGGGTATGGAGGTGGTCAGGCTGACGGTGACGGACCAAGACGCACCAGGCTCCCCAGCCTGGCAAGCCATTTACCGCATCAAGAGTGGGGACCAGGATGGTGCCTTCAGCATTACCACTGACCCCAGCACCAACAATGGCATCCTGAGGACAGCCAAG GGCCTGGATTATGAGACCAAGAGCCGCTATGACCTGGTGGTGACGGTGGAGAACAAAGTGCCCCTGTCCGTGCCCATCACACTCTCCACTGCCAGTGTCCTGGTGAACGTCTTGGATGTGAATGAGCCCCCTGTCTTCGTGCCCCCTATCAAGAGGGTGGGGGTACCAGAGGACCTACCAGTGGGGCACGAGGTTACATCCTACACGGCCCAAGACCCCGACAGGGACATGATGCAGAAAATCAC GTACCGCATGGGCAGCGACCCAGCAGGCTGGCTGGCCATTGACCCCCAGAACGGCTTCATCACGGCCGCCCAGCCACTGGACCGTGAGTCGGTGCACGCCATCAACAGTACATACAAGGCCATCATCCTGGCTGTGGACAATG GGGTGCCCGATACCACCGGTACGGGgacgctgctgctgctcctccaggaTGTGAATGACAACGGGCCCACCCCAGAGCCACGGTCCTTTGAGATCTGCAGCCGGCAGCCTGAGAAGCAGGTGCTGAGCATTGTCGACAAGGACCTGCCCCCACACACCTACCCCTTCAAGGCAGCACTGGAGCATGGTTCCAGCAACAACTGGACTGCCGATATAATAAGCCAAG ATGAGCTGGCCATGAGCCTGAAAAAGGAGCTGGAGCCGGGCGAGTACAACATCTTCCTGAAGCTGACGGACAGCCAGGGCAAGGCACAGGTGACACAGGTCAAAGCCCAGGTGTGTGAGTGTGAAGGGACAGCCAAGAACTGCGAGCGGAGGTCGTACATCGTCGGTGGGCTGGGTGTCCCCGCCATCCTGGGCATCCTGGGGGGTATCCTGGCCCTGCTGA tcctgctgctgctgctgctgctctttgcccGGAGACGCAAAGTGGAGAAGGAGCCGCTGCTGCCGCCTGAGGATGACATGAGGGACAACGTCTACAACTACGATGAGGAGGGCGGCGGCGAGGAGGACCAG GACTACGACCTGAGCCAGCTGCACCGCGGCCTGGACGCCCGCCCCGAGGTGATCCGCAATGACGTGGCCCCCCCGCTGATGGCCGCCCCCCAGTACCGGCCCCGGCCCGCCAACCCCGATGAGATCGGAAACTTCATCGACGAG AACCTGAAGGCGGCCGACACGGACCCCACGGCGCCCCCCTACGACTCGCTGCTGGTGTTCGACTATGAGGGCGGCGGCTCGGAGGCCACGTCGCTCAGCTCCCTCAACTCCTCCGACCAAGACCAGGACCAGGACTACGACTACCTCAACGAGTGGGGCAACCGCTTCAAGAAGCTGGCTGAGCTCTATGGCGGCGGGGAGGATGATGACTAG
- the CDH1 gene encoding cadherin-1 isoform X1 yields MYVPTDTRFKVNVDGVVSTKRPLTLHGREISFIIYARDATGKRHSARVTVGRHRQRRHHHHHHHLQDMTPSVLTFPKHDSGFLRRQKRDWVIPPISCLENHRGPYPMRLVQIKSNKDKESKVYYSITGQGADSPPVGIFIIERETGWLEVTEQLDREKIDRYTLFSHAVSASGQPVEDPMEIIITVMDQNDNKPMFIKEVFVGYIEENAKPGTSVMTVNATDADDAVNTDNGIVSYSIVSQQPPSPHPQMFTIDPAKGVISVLGTGLDRETTPNYTLIVQATDQEGKGLSNTATAIIEVTDANDNIPIFNPTMYEGVVEENKPGMEVVRLTVTDQDAPGSPAWQAIYRIKSGDQDGAFSITTDPSTNNGILRTAKVGHVTASGPRVGHVPIGPATTSTLHPTLQGLDYETKSRYDLVVTVENKVPLSVPITLSTASVLVNVLDVNEPPVFVPPIKRVGVPEDLPVGHEVTSYTAQDPDRDMMQKITYRMGSDPAGWLAIDPQNGFITAAQPLDRESVHAINSTYKAIILAVDNGVPDTTGTGTLLLLLQDVNDNGPTPEPRSFEICSRQPEKQVLSIVDKDLPPHTYPFKAALEHGSSNNWTADIISQDELAMSLKKELEPGEYNIFLKLTDSQGKAQVTQVKAQVCECEGTAKNCERRSYIVGGLGVPAILGILGGILALLILLLLLLLFARRRKVEKEPLLPPEDDMRDNVYNYDEEGGGEEDQDYDLSQLHRGLDARPEVIRNDVAPPLMAAPQYRPRPANPDEIGNFIDENLKAADTDPTAPPYDSLLVFDYEGGGSEATSLSSLNSSDQDQDQDYDYLNEWGNRFKKLAELYGGGEDDD; encoded by the exons ATGTACGTCCCGACTGACACACGCTTCAAGGTGAACGTGGATGGCGTCGTCTCAACAAAACGGCCACTGACGCTCCATGGGAGGGAGATCAGCTTCATCATCTACGCACGGGATGCCACGGGCAAGAGGCACTCGGCCCGGGTGACTGTGGGCAGGCACAGGCAGCGccgccaccaccaccaccaccaccacctgcaG GACATGACGCCGTCTGTGCTGACCTTCCCCAAGCACGACTCTGGCTTCCTCCGGAGGCAGAAGAGGGACTGGGTCATCCCCCCCATCAGCTGCCTGGAGAACCACCGGGGGCCCTACCCCATGAGGCTGGTGCAG ATCAAATCCAACAAGGACAAGGAGTCCAAGGTGTACTACAGCATCACGGGGCAGGGCGCGGACAGCCCGCCCGTGGGCATCTTCATCATCGAGCGCGAGACGGGGTGGCTGGAGGTGACGGAGCAGCTGGACCGGGAGAAAATCGATCGCTACACC CTCTTCTCCCACGCCGTGTCGGCCAGCGGGCAGCCCGTGGAGGACCCCATGGAGATCATCATCACCGTGATGGACCAGAACGACAACAAGCCCATGTTCATCAAGGAGGTCTTCGTCGGCTACATCGAGGAGAACGCGAAGCCGG GCACCTCCGTGATGACCGTGAACGCCACGGACGCGGACGACGCGGTGAACACGGACAACGGCATCGTCAGCTACTCCATCGTCAGCCAGCAGCCGCCCAGCCCGCACCCCCAGATGTTCACCATCGACCCGGCCAAGGGCGTCATCAGCGTGCTGGGCACGGGGCTGGACCGGGAG ACCACTCCCAACTACACGCTGATTGTCCAGGCCACTGACCAGGAGGGCAAGGGTCTGTCCAACACCGCCACGGCCATCATTGAGGTCACGGATGCCAACGACAACATTCCCATCTTCAACCCCACCATG TACGAGGGGGTGGTGGAAGAGAACAAGCCGGGTATGGAGGTGGTCAGGCTGACGGTGACGGACCAAGACGCACCAGGCTCCCCAGCCTGGCAAGCCATTTACCGCATCAAGAGTGGGGACCAGGATGGTGCCTTCAGCATTACCACTGACCCCAGCACCAACAATGGCATCCTGAGGACAGCCAAGGTGGGTCATGTCACTGCCAGTGGCCCCAGAGTGGGTCATGTCCCCATCGGCCCCGCTACCACCTCAACCCTTCACCCCACCCTGCAGGGCCTGGATTATGAGACCAAGAGCCGCTATGACCTGGTGGTGACGGTGGAGAACAAAGTGCCCCTGTCCGTGCCCATCACACTCTCCACTGCCAGTGTCCTGGTGAACGTCTTGGATGTGAATGAGCCCCCTGTCTTCGTGCCCCCTATCAAGAGGGTGGGGGTACCAGAGGACCTACCAGTGGGGCACGAGGTTACATCCTACACGGCCCAAGACCCCGACAGGGACATGATGCAGAAAATCAC GTACCGCATGGGCAGCGACCCAGCAGGCTGGCTGGCCATTGACCCCCAGAACGGCTTCATCACGGCCGCCCAGCCACTGGACCGTGAGTCGGTGCACGCCATCAACAGTACATACAAGGCCATCATCCTGGCTGTGGACAATG GGGTGCCCGATACCACCGGTACGGGgacgctgctgctgctcctccaggaTGTGAATGACAACGGGCCCACCCCAGAGCCACGGTCCTTTGAGATCTGCAGCCGGCAGCCTGAGAAGCAGGTGCTGAGCATTGTCGACAAGGACCTGCCCCCACACACCTACCCCTTCAAGGCAGCACTGGAGCATGGTTCCAGCAACAACTGGACTGCCGATATAATAAGCCAAG ATGAGCTGGCCATGAGCCTGAAAAAGGAGCTGGAGCCGGGCGAGTACAACATCTTCCTGAAGCTGACGGACAGCCAGGGCAAGGCACAGGTGACACAGGTCAAAGCCCAGGTGTGTGAGTGTGAAGGGACAGCCAAGAACTGCGAGCGGAGGTCGTACATCGTCGGTGGGCTGGGTGTCCCCGCCATCCTGGGCATCCTGGGGGGTATCCTGGCCCTGCTGA tcctgctgctgctgctgctgctctttgcccGGAGACGCAAAGTGGAGAAGGAGCCGCTGCTGCCGCCTGAGGATGACATGAGGGACAACGTCTACAACTACGATGAGGAGGGCGGCGGCGAGGAGGACCAG GACTACGACCTGAGCCAGCTGCACCGCGGCCTGGACGCCCGCCCCGAGGTGATCCGCAATGACGTGGCCCCCCCGCTGATGGCCGCCCCCCAGTACCGGCCCCGGCCCGCCAACCCCGATGAGATCGGAAACTTCATCGACGAG AACCTGAAGGCGGCCGACACGGACCCCACGGCGCCCCCCTACGACTCGCTGCTGGTGTTCGACTATGAGGGCGGCGGCTCGGAGGCCACGTCGCTCAGCTCCCTCAACTCCTCCGACCAAGACCAGGACCAGGACTACGACTACCTCAACGAGTGGGGCAACCGCTTCAAGAAGCTGGCTGAGCTCTATGGCGGCGGGGAGGATGATGACTAG
- the LOC140257174 gene encoding B-cadherin, with the protein MCGSRSGLCPLLLLLLLAAAPVRPCSPPGPRRGSLPAPATFGDGTALYDIEEPNVGPLPVAPRDASSPRVPVRSGRSLQEVPDVPLAPIALRRQKRDWVIPPIKVPENERGPFPKNLVQIKSNRDREAKIFYSITGQGADAPPEGIFTIEKETGWMKVTQPLDREHIDKYHLYSHAVSENGKPVEEPMEIIVTVTDQNDNKPQFTQEVFRGSVPEGALPGTSVMQVNATDADDDVETYNGVIAYSILSQEPREPHPHMFTVNRATGTLSVIASGLDRERVREYTLTMQAADLDGQGLTTTALAVIEITDVNDNPPEFDPKTYEAAVPENEAELEVARLVTTDQDEPQTPAWRAVYSIVRGNEGSAFAITTDPASNEGVLRTAKGLDYEAKRQFVLHVAVVNEAPFAIKLPTATATVTVNVEDVNEAPAFDPPLRLAQVPEDVPLGQPIASYTAQDPDRAQQQRIKYVMGSDPAGWLAVHPENGLITAREQLDRESPFTKNSTYTAVLLAVDDGLPPATGTGTLLLTLLDVNDHGPEPEPRDIVICNRSPVPQVLTITDRDLPPNTGPFRAELSHGSGDSWAVEVGSGGDTVALWLTEPLEQNLYSVYLRLFDRQGKDQVTVIRAQVCDCQGRVESCAQKPRVDTGVPIVLAVLGAVLALLLVLLLLLLLVRRRKVVKEPLLLPEDDTRDNIFYYGEEGGGEEDQDYDLSQLHRGLDARPEVIRNDVAPPLMAAPQYRPRPANPDEIGNFIDENLKAADTDPTAPPYDSLLVFDYEGGGSEATSLSSLNSSDQDQDQDYDYLNEWGNRFKKLAELYGGGEDDD; encoded by the exons ATGTGCGGGTCGCGCTCCGGGCTCTGCCCgctcctccttctcctgctgctcGCCGCCGCCCCGGTTCGGCCGTGCTCCCCCCCGGGGCCGCGCCGCGGGTCGCTCCCGGCTCCAG CGACCTTTGGAGACGGCACGGCGCTGTATGACATCGAGGAACCCAACGTCGGGCCGCTGCCCGTGGCTCCCCGGGATGCCAGCAGCCCGCGGGTCCCCGTGCGGAGCGGGCGCTCCCTGCAG gagGTCCCCGATGTCCCCCTTGCTCCAATCGCTCTGAGGAGGCAGAAGAGGGATTGGGTGATCCCTCCCATCAAAGTTCCCGAGAATGAGAGGGGTCCCTTCCCCAAAAACTTGGTTCAG ATCAAATCAAACCGGGACCGGGAGGCAAAGATTTTCTACAGCATCACCGGGCAGGGGGCGGATGCTCCCCCCGAGGGCATCTTCACCATTGAGAAGGAGACAGGCTGGATGAAGGTGACGCAGCCGCTGGACCGGGAGCACATTGACAAGTACCAT CTCTATTCCCACGCCGTGTCCGAGAATGGCAAACCCGTGGAGGAGCCAATGGAGATCATAGTGACGGTGACGGACCAAAACGACAACAAGCCCCAGTTCACACAGGAGGTGTTCCGGGGCTCCGTGCCCGAAGGCGCGCTGCCAG GCACTTCAGTGATGCAGGTGAATGCCACGGATGCTGACGATGATGTGGAGACCTACAATGGTGTCATCGCCTACTCCATCCTCAGCCAGGAGCCGCGGGAGCCCCATCCCCACATGTTCACCGTCAACCGCGCCACCGGCACCCTCAGCGTCATCGCCAGCGGCCTGGACCGGGAG CGCGTGCGGGAGTACACGCTGACCATGCAGGCGGCCGACCTGGACGGGCAGGGGCTGACCACGACGGCGCTGGCTGTGATTGAGATCACGGATGTCAATGACAACCCTCCTGAGTTTGACCCCAAAACG TATGAGGCGGCTGTGCCAGAGAATGAGGCTGAGCTGGAGGTGGCCCGGTTGGTCACCACGGACCAGGATGAGCCACAGACCCCAGCATGGCGTGCCGTCTACTCCATCGTGCGTGGCAACGAGGGCAGTGCCTTCGCCATCACCACTGACCCTGCCAGCAACGAGGGCGTCCTGCGCACGGCCAAG GGTCTGGACTACGAGGCCAAGCGGCAGTTTGTGCTCCATGTGGCCGTGGTCAATGAAGCCCCCTTTGCCATCAAGCTGCCCACAGCTACAGCCACGGTGACAGTCAATGTGGAGGATGTGAATGAGGCACCCGCCTTCGACCCGCCGCTGCGGCTGGCCCAGGTGCCAGAGGATGTGCCGCTGGGGCAGCCCATTGCCTCCTATACAGCCCAGGACCCTgacagagcccagcagcagcgcATCaa GTATGTGATGGGCAGTGACCCCGCGGGCTGGCTGGCCGTGCACCCTGAGAACGGCCTCATCACAGCACGGGAGCAGCTGGACCGTGAGTCCCCGTTCACCAAGAACAGCACCTACACGGccgtgctgctggctgtggatGACG GATTGCCACCCGCCACAGGCACCGGCACGCTGCTCCTTACCCTGCTGGATGTCAATGACCACGGCCCTGAGCCCGAGCCCCGCGACATCGTCATCTGTAACCGCAGCCCTGTGCCCCAGGTGCTGACCATCACCGACCGGGACCTGCCTCCCAACACCGGGCCCTTCCgtgcagagctgagccatgGCTCTGGGGACAGCTGGGCGGTGGAGGTTGGCAGCGGAG GTGACACCGTTGCCTTGTGGCTGACGGAGCCCCTGGAGCAGAACCTGTACAGCGTCTACCTGCGGCTCTTCGACCGCCAGGGCAAGGACCAGGTCACTGTCATCAGGGCACAAGTGTGTGACTGCCAGGGCCGGGTGGAGAGCTGTGCTCAGAAGCCACGGGTGGATACCGGTGTGCCCATCGTGCTCGCCGTGCTGGGCGCTGTGCTGGCCCTGCTGC ttgtgctgctgctgctgcttctcctggtgaggaggaggaaggtggtGAAAGAGCCGCTGTTGCTGCCTGAGGATGACACGAGGGACAACATCTTCTACTACGGGGAGGAAGGTGGGGGTGAGGAGGACCAG GACTACGACCTGAGCCAGCTGCACCGCGGCCTGGACGCCCGCCCCGAGGTGATCCGCAATGACGTGGCCCCCCCGCTGATGGCCGCCCCCCAGTACCGGCCCCGGCCCGCCAACCCCGATGAGATCGGAAACTTCATCGACGAG AACCTGAAGGCGGCCGACACGGACCCCACGGCGCCCCCCTACGACTCGCTGCTGGTGTTCGACTACGAGGGCGGCGGCTCGGAGGCCACGTCGCTCAGCTCCCTCAACTCCTCCGACCAAGACCAGGACCAGGACTACGACTACCTCAACGAGTGGGGCAACCGCTTCAAGAAGCTGGCGGAGCTCTATGGCGGCGGGGAGGATGATGACTag
- the LOC140257497 gene encoding cadherin-1-like — MARRVFIIFILLVQDVALSARADVLTFPKHDSGFLRRQKRDWVIPPISCLENHRGPYPMRLVQIKSNKDEESKVYYSITGQGADSPPVGIFIIERETGWLEVTEQLDQEKIDRYTLFSHAVSASGQPVEDPMEIIITVKDQNDNKPMFIKEVFVGYIEENAKPGTSVMTVNATDADDAVNTDNGIVSYSIVSQQPPSPHPQMFTIDPAKGVISVLGTGLDRETTPKYTLIVQATDQEGKGLSNTATAIIEVTDANDNPSSDSIPTTKAPDKPEVLSGSLTTHVLNTATGLPAAGLALRLAQLGGAGGQWMELAQRWTDVDGRCLPLLPPGQAEAGTYKLRFETAAYWQGLGYTSFYPFVEVVFTITDPAQKLHVPLLISPYSYTTYRGS, encoded by the exons ATGGCACGCCGagtcttcatcatcttcatcctACTCGTGCAG GACGTGGCGCTGAGCGCTCGGGCAGATGTGCTGACCTTCCCCAAGCACGACTCCGGCTTCCTCCGGAGGCAGAAGAGGGACTGGGTCATCCCCCCCATCAGCTGCCTGGAGAACCACCGGGGGCCCTACCCCATGAGGCTGGTGCAG ATCAAATCCAACAAGGATGAGGAGTCCAAGGTGTACTACAGCATCACGGGGCAGGGCGCGGACAGCCCGCCCGTGGGCATCTTCATCATCGAGCGCGAGACGGGGTGGCTGGAGGTGACGGAGCAGCTGGACCAGGAGAAAATCGATCGCTACACC CTCTTCTCCCACGCCGTGTCGGCCAGCGGGCAGCCTGTGGAGGACCCCATGGAGATCATCATCACCGTGAAGGACCAGAACGACAACAAGCCCATGTTCATCAAGGAGGTCTTCGTCGGCTACATCGAGGAGAACGCGAAGCCGG GCACCTCCGTGATGACCGTGAACGCCACGGATGCAGATGACGCGGTGAACACGGACAACGGCATCGTCAGCTACTCCATCGTCAGCCAGCAGCCGCCCAGCCCGCACCCCCAGATGTTCACCATCGACCCGGCCAAGGGCGTCATCAGCGTGCTGGGCACGGGGCTGGACCGGGAG ACCACTCCCAAGTACACGCTGATTGTCCAGGCCACCGACCAGGAGGGCAAGGGTCTGTCCAACACCGCCACGGCCATCATTGAGGTCACGGATGCCAACGACAACCCCAGCTCTGATAGCATCCCGACAACCAAG GCTCCAGACAAGCCCGAGGTGCTGAGCGGTTCCCTGACCACCCACGTGCTGAACACAGCCACAGGGCTGCCCGCTGCCGGCCTCGCTCTGCGCCTGGCACAGCTGGGGGGAGCAGGAGGACAGTGGATGGAGCTGGCACAGAG gtGGACAGATGTAGACGGGCGCTGTTTGCCCCTCCTGCCCCCTGGGCAGGCTGAGGCTGGCACCTATAAACTGCGCTTCGAGACGGCGGCTTATTGGCAGGGCCTGGGGTACACCAGCTTCTACCCCTTCGTGGAG GTCGTCTTCACCATCACTGACCCAGCCCAGAAGCTGCACGTCCCACTGCTGATCAGCCCCTACTCCTACACAACGTACCGGGGCAGTTAG